The genomic DNA TACACCATCCGCATCGAGATCCCCGAATACACCGCGGTCTGCCCCAAGACGGGCCTGCCCGACTTCGGGACCATCATCCTCGAGTACGAACCAGTGAAGCATGTGCTGGAGCTCAAGTCCCTCAAAAGCTACATCCTGGCCTATCGCAACGTGGGGATCTTCTACGAGAACGCGGTCAACCGAATGCTCCGGGATTTTACGGCCGCCGCCCGCCCCAAGTGGTGCAAGGTGACCGGCCA from bacterium includes the following:
- the queF gene encoding preQ(1) synthase, encoding MDLRLPSIETFPNHFPAYTIRIEIPEYTAVCPKTGLPDFGTIILEYEPVKHVLELKSLKSYILAYRNVGIFYENAVNRMLRDFTAAARPKWCKVTGQFATRGGMHSTITAVHGKPIPR